The following are from one region of the Rhodopirellula sp. P2 genome:
- a CDS encoding UbiA-like polyprenyltransferase — MAKLNDWLGLIRFSHTIFALPFAILAAFLAWATPLPATPLSTAATNTASTTLATSGDVPSTTAAPIYPHVRVQDILGILLCMVLARSAAMAFNRWVDRRIDAANPRTATRHIPAGVLSAPAVLAFTILCGVGFVAATLLFLPNRLPLFASLPVLLFLCGYSLAKRFTSSAHLWLGVALSLSPLCVWAAIRGEIVLQFPADFWVPGWLAVAVAFWVAGFDIIYSCQDAEFDSAEGLHSVPSRRGVSGALRVAAASHVAMILALGLLAWTGGSSGLGGIFIVAVVLTAALVIYQHRLVSPDDLSRVNQAFFHTNAIVSLILMAAGVIDCFV, encoded by the coding sequence ATGGCAAAACTCAACGACTGGCTGGGCCTGATCCGGTTTTCACACACGATCTTTGCACTGCCGTTTGCAATTCTGGCCGCGTTTTTGGCCTGGGCGACACCGCTTCCAGCAACGCCGTTGTCCACAGCGGCAACGAACACGGCGTCGACCACGCTCGCAACTTCGGGTGACGTGCCCAGCACCACTGCCGCACCGATTTACCCCCATGTCCGGGTGCAAGACATCCTGGGGATTCTGCTGTGCATGGTTTTGGCTCGCAGTGCCGCGATGGCATTCAACCGCTGGGTCGATCGCCGGATCGATGCCGCGAACCCGCGGACCGCGACTCGGCACATTCCCGCGGGGGTGTTGTCGGCACCTGCGGTGCTAGCGTTCACGATTCTTTGCGGGGTGGGCTTCGTCGCCGCCACGCTGCTGTTTTTGCCCAATCGGTTGCCGCTGTTTGCCTCGCTGCCCGTGTTGCTGTTTTTGTGCGGTTACTCACTCGCGAAACGCTTCACCTCTTCGGCCCACCTTTGGTTGGGCGTGGCACTCAGCCTTTCGCCGCTCTGCGTTTGGGCTGCCATCCGAGGCGAAATCGTGCTCCAGTTCCCAGCCGATTTCTGGGTCCCTGGTTGGTTGGCCGTTGCCGTCGCCTTCTGGGTCGCGGGCTTTGACATCATCTATTCCTGCCAGGACGCCGAGTTTGATTCCGCCGAAGGGCTGCACAGCGTCCCCTCACGCCGCGGCGTTTCCGGGGCATTGCGGGTTGCGGCCGCCTCTCATGTCGCGATGATTCTGGCTCTGGGACTGTTGGCCTGGACCGGCGGCTCGTCAGGGCTGGGCGGCATTTTCATCGTGGCGGTGGTGCTGACTGCGGCCCTGGTCATCTACCAGCACCGATTGGTTTCGCCGGACGACCTGTCTCGCGTCAACCAAGCCTTTTTTCATACCAATGCCATCGTTAGTTTGATATTGATGGCCGCCGGAGTGATTGACTGCTTCGTTTAG
- the mqnE gene encoding aminofutalosine synthase MqnE, whose translation MQANERDARFREIRDKVESEQRLSMEDGLFLYDPEVSIQQVGELANFVRERKNGNVGYYNINTHLNPTNVCVYRCRFCAFRKDLRDENGYAMTDEQILHRGAEATANGCTEMHIVGGLHHQRKYEWYRDIISMLKENYPKIHLKAWTAVEIDWFRFQTKKSFEWVLDDMRSAGLGSMPGGGAEIFHPEVRDQLCEHKANTPAWLEIHRTAHRIGLKTNCTMLYGHVEKAFHRIDHLMRLRELQDKTNGFQVFIPLAFHPDNTKLSDLKKPSGLMDLRTMAISRLMLDNIQHIKAYWIMLGIETAQTALAYGADDIDGTVRHELIYHDAGAKTPEFMSVDQIKDLIREAGRDPIERDTTYNRVIRDENDFTVWQSGESVDAQSELAGA comes from the coding sequence ATGCAAGCCAACGAACGAGACGCCCGTTTTCGCGAAATTCGTGACAAGGTCGAATCTGAACAACGCCTGTCAATGGAAGACGGTTTGTTCCTGTACGATCCCGAGGTTTCGATTCAACAAGTCGGCGAATTGGCCAACTTCGTTCGTGAACGAAAGAACGGCAACGTTGGTTATTACAACATCAACACGCACCTCAACCCAACCAACGTGTGTGTGTACCGGTGCCGCTTCTGTGCGTTCCGCAAAGACCTTCGCGACGAGAACGGCTATGCGATGACCGACGAGCAAATCCTGCATCGAGGTGCCGAGGCGACGGCCAACGGTTGCACCGAAATGCACATCGTCGGCGGCCTGCACCACCAACGAAAATACGAGTGGTACCGCGACATCATCTCGATGCTAAAAGAGAACTACCCCAAGATTCACTTGAAAGCGTGGACCGCCGTCGAAATCGATTGGTTCCGATTCCAAACCAAGAAGTCATTCGAGTGGGTCCTAGACGACATGCGTTCCGCGGGTCTGGGCAGCATGCCCGGCGGCGGAGCCGAGATCTTCCACCCCGAAGTTCGCGACCAACTTTGCGAACACAAAGCCAACACGCCGGCATGGCTGGAAATTCATCGGACTGCCCATCGAATTGGCTTGAAGACCAACTGCACAATGCTTTACGGCCACGTCGAAAAAGCCTTCCACCGCATCGATCACTTGATGCGGTTGCGAGAATTGCAGGACAAAACGAACGGGTTCCAGGTCTTCATTCCGTTGGCGTTTCACCCTGACAACACGAAGCTCTCAGATCTGAAGAAGCCCTCGGGGCTGATGGACCTGCGAACCATGGCGATCAGCCGCCTGATGCTGGACAACATCCAGCACATCAAGGCGTACTGGATCATGCTGGGAATTGAAACGGCCCAGACCGCTTTGGCTTACGGTGCGGACGACATCGACGGAACCGTCCGACACGAATTGATCTACCACGACGCGGGCGCCAAGACTCCCGAGTTCATGTCCGTCGACCAAATCAAAGACCTGATTCGCGAAGCCGGCCGGGATCCGATCGAACGCGACACGACCTACAACCGAGTGATCCGGGACGAGAACGATTTCACCGTTTGGCAATCGGGTGAAAGTGTCGACGCCCAATCGGAACTGGCCGGGGCCTAA
- the dapA gene encoding 4-hydroxy-tetrahydrodipicolinate synthase — protein MSPRKGSDFAGLSTAIVTPFRDGQVDEKRLAEQIDFQIDAGVTCIVPCGTTGESPTLTHEEHERVISFTIQHVAGRVKVMAGTGSNSTAEALRLTRRAASEGADATLQVAPYYNKPTQEGMFQHFRAVAEAVDIPVCVYNIPGRSAKNIEVDTIVRLAELPGITMVKEATGSLDQCTAILGATNLTVLSGDDSLTLPMMSVGAEGVISVAANLVPSVMLEMVQTAAAGDYTKAAELHHRLYSLCSKMLGLATNPIPVKAAMQMVGRDTGEMRLPMVPLDDADRATLQETLVKFGMEPAIAGQLQASGA, from the coding sequence ATGTCTCCTAGAAAAGGCAGCGATTTCGCTGGTCTGTCTACCGCCATTGTGACCCCCTTTCGCGATGGACAAGTCGACGAGAAACGTTTGGCCGAACAAATCGACTTTCAAATCGATGCTGGCGTGACTTGCATCGTGCCATGCGGAACGACGGGTGAGTCACCCACGTTGACTCACGAAGAACACGAACGAGTGATCTCGTTCACGATCCAGCATGTCGCGGGTCGAGTGAAGGTCATGGCTGGCACGGGCAGCAACAGCACCGCCGAAGCACTGCGTTTGACTCGTCGTGCCGCATCCGAAGGTGCCGATGCAACCTTGCAGGTCGCACCTTATTACAACAAGCCAACGCAAGAAGGCATGTTCCAGCACTTCCGTGCAGTTGCAGAAGCCGTCGACATTCCAGTTTGCGTTTACAACATTCCTGGCCGCTCGGCAAAGAACATCGAAGTCGACACGATCGTGCGATTGGCAGAATTGCCAGGGATCACGATGGTCAAAGAAGCGACCGGTTCCTTGGATCAATGCACGGCGATTTTGGGTGCGACGAACCTGACCGTGTTGTCGGGTGACGATTCGTTGACCTTGCCAATGATGAGCGTGGGTGCCGAAGGCGTGATTTCAGTCGCTGCCAACTTGGTGCCCTCAGTGATGTTGGAAATGGTTCAAACGGCTGCTGCGGGTGACTACACCAAAGCTGCTGAGCTGCACCATCGTTTGTATTCGTTGTGCAGCAAGATGCTGGGGCTTGCGACCAACCCGATCCCTGTCAAAGCCGCGATGCAAATGGTCGGTCGCGACACCGGCGAGATGCGTTTGCCGATGGTCCCATTGGACGACGCAGACCGAGCGACCCTGCAAGAGACCCTGGTGAAGTTCGGGATGGAACCCGCCATCGCCGGCCAATTGCAAGCCAGCGGTGCGTGA
- a CDS encoding response regulator: MSKRLLIVDDHEVSRLGTLSALEGTGIEVVAQADKAADALEIVSSTPLDAVLLDIRMEGGDGLNTLGRIKLDHPDLPILLFSGYDNPTYVARAVALGACGYILKTAPVERLIEALNLAFDGQQSWTREELRRVTGALATPRMNQDIDVPLTQRESEVLRQMALGLTNKEIAKMLGISYETVKEHVQHILRKLGVSDRTQAAVWAVRKNLV; this comes from the coding sequence ATGTCAAAACGCTTATTGATCGTCGACGACCACGAAGTCTCCCGGCTGGGAACTCTCTCCGCCCTCGAAGGGACTGGAATCGAAGTGGTTGCGCAAGCTGACAAGGCTGCCGACGCTCTTGAGATCGTCTCCAGTACCCCTCTTGATGCCGTGTTGCTTGACATCCGGATGGAGGGTGGTGACGGGCTGAACACGCTTGGTCGTATCAAACTCGATCACCCTGATCTGCCGATCCTGTTGTTCTCGGGTTATGACAACCCCACCTACGTCGCCCGAGCAGTGGCTCTCGGCGCTTGTGGTTACATCCTGAAAACGGCGCCCGTCGAACGATTGATCGAAGCCTTGAACTTGGCATTCGACGGTCAGCAATCTTGGACACGCGAAGAACTTCGCCGCGTCACAGGTGCCTTGGCGACTCCTCGCATGAACCAAGACATCGACGTGCCGTTGACTCAGCGTGAAAGCGAAGTGTTGCGTCAAATGGCGTTGGGTTTGACCAACAAAGAGATCGCCAAGATGTTGGGCATCAGCTACGAAACCGTCAAAGAGCACGTGCAGCACATCCTGCGTAAGCTCGGCGTTTCGGACCGGACCCAAGCTGCCGTGTGGGCCGTTCGCAAGAACTTGGTCTGA
- a CDS encoding DUF4261 domain-containing protein, which translates to MAKGLFTQGMCVLLRRPLELDEIQSRLKQFQLAGRQESLDDEDSPETLIYEFRPEVGGHLLVTPASIPWPDDMGDPDESPERFVAWSLGQFGPLAFPGCLSRACDQTRHWDDMPDIQSEHTCHIRLLISYVLGTEEDEEEDDDDLPLVPDDYEAIDELHFLTKAVAALLESPDAICYFNPGGEVLCDENVLRQGLNHAWNLELPPLDMWTNVRVYVDDNRFAIMDTVGNGQFDLPDMEAVFPLSEYVAEDVERFLRHASLYLLAGDEEVTTGDTADGPGGQTWLAMECDQSLSDPPRPTIRWIPDDGRDIPEHLMDPGTIDEDFSAFDDDVDEAFLDDHDFGSGGFDPSGTEYLDSEPFDPDKPDDDD; encoded by the coding sequence ATGGCGAAAGGATTGTTCACCCAGGGCATGTGCGTGCTATTGCGCCGTCCGCTCGAGTTGGACGAAATCCAATCGCGTCTGAAGCAGTTTCAGTTGGCTGGTCGCCAGGAATCGCTGGACGACGAGGATTCCCCTGAAACACTGATCTATGAATTCCGGCCCGAAGTCGGCGGTCACTTGCTGGTCACCCCAGCATCGATCCCCTGGCCCGACGACATGGGCGATCCCGATGAATCACCGGAGCGATTCGTCGCTTGGTCACTCGGCCAATTCGGGCCGCTCGCGTTCCCCGGATGCCTCTCGCGAGCCTGCGACCAAACGCGGCACTGGGACGATATGCCGGACATCCAATCCGAGCACACATGCCATATCCGATTGCTGATCAGCTATGTGTTGGGCACCGAAGAAGACGAAGAGGAGGACGACGATGACCTGCCTCTGGTGCCTGACGACTACGAAGCCATCGACGAATTGCACTTCTTGACCAAAGCGGTTGCCGCGTTGCTCGAGTCGCCCGACGCGATCTGCTACTTCAATCCCGGCGGCGAGGTCCTGTGTGACGAAAACGTCCTCCGCCAAGGACTCAATCACGCTTGGAACCTGGAATTGCCACCGCTGGACATGTGGACCAATGTCCGGGTGTACGTCGATGACAATCGATTCGCGATCATGGACACCGTGGGCAACGGCCAGTTCGATCTGCCGGACATGGAAGCCGTGTTTCCGCTTTCAGAATACGTTGCCGAAGATGTCGAACGATTCCTCCGCCACGCTTCGCTGTATTTGTTAGCGGGCGATGAAGAAGTGACGACGGGCGACACGGCCGATGGCCCTGGCGGCCAGACCTGGTTGGCAATGGAATGCGACCAATCGCTCTCCGATCCGCCTCGCCCCACGATTCGCTGGATTCCGGATGACGGCCGCGACATCCCTGAACACCTGATGGACCCCGGCACGATCGACGAGGACTTTTCGGCGTTCGATGATGATGTCGACGAAGCCTTCCTGGACGATCATGATTTTGGTTCCGGCGGGTTCGATCCCAGTGGCACGGAATACCTGGATTCCGAACCCTTCGACCCAGACAAACCAGACGACGACGATTGA
- the zwf gene encoding glucose-6-phosphate dehydrogenase — MSNTIVIFGASGDLTSRKLIPALFRLFSRGRLPESTRIVGVSRSPYEHSQWRESLRETTEKYVGKSFRAEAWDSFAPNIYYQPGDIKDADSFQSLAKFLDEIEEGQPTGRVYYLSTMPQLYEEAIQQLGDAGLACDQNGARRVIIEKPFGTDLKTAQNLNESIHHVFREDQIYRIDHYLGKETVQNIFALRFANSIFEPLWNRNYIDHVQITVAEEVVIGRRAGYYDNSGILRDMFQNHILQLMMITAMEPPAKFDATLVRDEKVKVLHSVRKMTGGDFAAQTVRGQYDGYLQEEGVPPDSQTETFAALKLYCDNWRWQGVPFFLRSGKGMSCRTTQIVIQFKNVPHQLFGGPKRHNKLGNRLVIQVQPAEGIQLHFETKVADAGMKTRTNHLEFNFQDSIGGEEMPDAYQRLLLDAVQGDASLFARGDEVELAWSIIDPIIEAWRSPASPPLHNYPTGLWGPEECSQWMFDQKREWFDVCPVI, encoded by the coding sequence ATGTCCAATACAATTGTCATCTTCGGTGCCAGTGGCGACCTGACCAGCCGCAAACTGATCCCCGCGCTCTTCCGCCTCTTCTCTCGCGGACGCTTGCCGGAATCGACTCGCATCGTGGGCGTCTCGCGCAGTCCCTACGAACATTCGCAGTGGCGTGAATCACTTCGCGAAACGACGGAGAAGTACGTCGGCAAATCCTTCCGCGCCGAGGCCTGGGACTCCTTCGCGCCCAACATCTACTATCAGCCCGGTGACATCAAAGACGCGGACTCCTTCCAATCCCTCGCGAAGTTCCTGGACGAAATCGAAGAAGGCCAACCGACAGGGCGCGTCTACTACCTGTCGACAATGCCGCAGTTGTACGAAGAAGCCATCCAGCAACTCGGTGACGCGGGATTGGCCTGCGACCAGAATGGCGCTCGACGCGTGATCATCGAAAAACCGTTTGGCACCGATCTGAAAACGGCTCAAAACCTCAACGAATCGATCCACCACGTTTTTCGCGAAGACCAGATCTATCGGATCGATCACTACCTGGGCAAGGAAACCGTCCAGAACATCTTCGCACTGCGATTTGCCAACAGCATCTTTGAACCGCTTTGGAATCGCAATTACATCGATCACGTGCAGATCACCGTGGCCGAAGAAGTCGTCATTGGCCGCCGAGCCGGGTACTACGACAACAGCGGCATCCTCCGCGACATGTTCCAAAACCACATCCTGCAACTGATGATGATCACGGCGATGGAACCGCCAGCAAAATTCGACGCGACCTTGGTTCGTGACGAAAAGGTCAAGGTGCTGCACAGCGTCCGCAAAATGACCGGCGGCGATTTCGCGGCCCAAACCGTCCGCGGCCAATACGATGGCTACTTGCAAGAAGAAGGCGTGCCGCCGGACAGCCAGACCGAAACCTTCGCGGCATTGAAACTGTACTGCGACAACTGGCGTTGGCAGGGTGTGCCGTTCTTCTTGCGCAGCGGCAAAGGCATGTCGTGCCGCACGACGCAGATCGTCATCCAGTTCAAAAACGTTCCTCACCAATTGTTCGGCGGCCCCAAACGCCACAACAAACTCGGCAACCGCTTGGTCATCCAAGTCCAACCGGCCGAAGGCATTCAACTGCACTTCGAAACCAAGGTCGCTGATGCAGGGATGAAAACTCGTACCAATCACTTGGAGTTCAATTTCCAAGATTCGATCGGCGGCGAAGAAATGCCCGATGCGTACCAACGACTGCTGCTCGATGCGGTCCAGGGCGACGCCAGCCTGTTTGCCCGCGGCGACGAAGTGGAACTTGCCTGGAGCATCATCGACCCGATCATCGAAGCCTGGCGAAGCCCCGCCTCTCCGCCGCTGCACAACTACCCAACCGGACTCTGGGGCCCCGAAGAATGCTCGCAGTGGATGTTCGACCAAAAACGCGAATGGTTCGACGTCTGCCCCGTCATCTGA
- a CDS encoding DUF1559 domain-containing protein encodes MHNQRKIPTRSSGRPALIPNPGSLVAPRIAITRSPAPHSARAFTILELLVTISVLSILLGLLLPAIGQAREATRRIQCTSHLREVGLALHNHHQALRTLPAGWTFDREAQSAFGWVVPLLPYLEQPVLYSGINRQKCVSDSTHAVARSTSLASMLCPSDITDPVFTLYEETGEEEEHETEMLERLPEHPMVQLPTANYVGVFGTIEADDSVPAPLGDGAFLENTPVRFRDFARGLSHTLMVGERTMAQVPSTWLGVELAGEDAAARLVGSALEGINNPLADEADFSSRHPGGANFLWGDGHVSFISEDVDLSLYHQWSRLRPSTLP; translated from the coding sequence ATGCACAATCAACGGAAGATCCCCACGCGTTCCAGTGGACGACCTGCACTGATCCCGAATCCGGGGTCGCTGGTCGCCCCGAGGATCGCGATCACGCGTTCGCCTGCTCCCCACTCGGCTCGTGCTTTCACGATCCTGGAACTGCTGGTCACGATTTCGGTCCTGAGCATCCTGCTGGGACTGCTGCTGCCAGCGATCGGTCAAGCCCGGGAAGCGACGCGTCGCATCCAGTGCACCAGCCATCTGCGTGAAGTCGGCCTGGCACTGCACAACCACCATCAAGCTCTCCGCACCTTGCCTGCCGGATGGACGTTTGACCGCGAAGCACAATCAGCATTTGGATGGGTCGTTCCGCTGCTGCCCTACCTGGAACAACCCGTCCTGTACTCTGGAATCAATCGGCAGAAGTGCGTCTCCGATTCCACCCACGCCGTGGCTCGATCAACCTCACTTGCTTCGATGCTGTGCCCTTCGGACATCACCGACCCGGTGTTCACGCTCTACGAAGAGACCGGCGAAGAGGAAGAACACGAGACAGAGATGCTCGAAAGATTGCCGGAGCATCCCATGGTCCAGCTCCCCACAGCCAACTACGTCGGCGTGTTTGGAACGATCGAAGCCGACGACTCTGTTCCGGCACCGCTTGGCGACGGAGCTTTTCTCGAAAACACCCCCGTGCGTTTTCGCGACTTTGCGCGTGGCTTGAGTCACACCTTGATGGTCGGCGAACGAACCATGGCCCAAGTCCCTTCCACTTGGCTGGGCGTTGAACTGGCCGGTGAAGACGCGGCCGCTCGGCTGGTTGGTTCCGCCTTGGAAGGCATCAACAACCCGCTAGCCGACGAAGCTGATTTCTCAAGCCGTCACCCAGGCGGCGCGAACTTCCTCTGGGGAGACGGCCACGTCTCGTTCATCAGCGAGGATGTCGACCTGTCTCTCTACCATCAGTGGTCACGCCTGCGACCATCGACGCTGCCTTGA
- a CDS encoding BlaI/MecI/CopY family transcriptional regulator → MPRKKKLIELTKCEAEVMGVVWDKECVTVNDVVEAIQRDLAYTTVLTTMKILEDKNIVRRGKKIGRAFTYTAKVSRDEVREGMLKSLAEQLFGGSTRSLVLSLLQSDAVSADDLQAVKDAAAKLGDS, encoded by the coding sequence ATGCCTCGAAAGAAGAAGCTGATCGAACTCACCAAATGCGAAGCCGAAGTCATGGGCGTCGTCTGGGACAAAGAATGCGTGACCGTGAACGATGTGGTGGAAGCCATCCAGCGTGACCTCGCCTACACCACCGTTCTGACAACCATGAAAATCCTCGAGGACAAGAACATCGTTCGACGAGGCAAGAAGATCGGCCGAGCCTTCACCTACACCGCCAAGGTTTCTCGCGACGAAGTCCGCGAAGGCATGCTGAAATCGCTCGCCGAACAACTTTTCGGCGGCTCCACCCGCTCGTTGGTACTCAGTCTTTTGCAGTCCGACGCCGTGTCCGCGGATGACCTTCAAGCCGTCAAAGATGCGGCGGCCAAGCTGGGAGATTCGTGA
- a CDS encoding M56 family metallopeptidase, whose protein sequence is MDWRFAFEVGSTLCVQVTVVIAATFLLQRLTDDARSACRLSTAGFLCVIGLVAAAFALPHRRLLHFPTGMSREAILGFSVWQGRIAMVLAAVWAAGVLASLFRRMTNCIRLLRFLRKACRQIDATAMLARSEITSQPPDGLSILISDLAPGPFCWQLHRPVIVLPSFLLDEEQATLKHVLLHELEHLRTQHPMQHFLQGVCSTLFWFHPLVWSAASNAELIREYLCDEAAARTAGKFGDYLRTLARVAECCSSVPRSDAPQGTLAFGNHPSALVQRSKRLVKAASHQAQPSKWHSTAALSALLICTAMVQQLWLPTNAMASQRSDWSPWPAWTANALHQFDVNVRDFERFEERVQMHELLQSTN, encoded by the coding sequence ATGGACTGGCGTTTCGCCTTCGAGGTTGGCAGCACACTCTGCGTTCAGGTCACCGTTGTGATCGCCGCGACGTTCCTCTTGCAACGCCTCACCGACGACGCTCGCTCGGCATGCCGACTTTCCACCGCCGGCTTCCTCTGCGTGATCGGCTTGGTCGCTGCTGCGTTCGCGTTGCCGCACCGACGACTGCTCCACTTCCCAACCGGGATGTCTCGCGAAGCGATCCTCGGCTTCTCAGTCTGGCAAGGCAGAATCGCAATGGTTTTGGCTGCCGTTTGGGCCGCCGGTGTCTTGGCGTCGCTGTTCCGACGAATGACGAACTGCATCCGGCTGCTACGCTTCCTTCGAAAGGCTTGCCGCCAGATCGACGCAACCGCCATGCTCGCTCGTTCTGAGATCACCAGCCAACCTCCAGATGGTTTATCGATTTTGATCTCCGACTTGGCTCCCGGCCCGTTTTGCTGGCAACTGCATCGACCAGTGATCGTGCTTCCGAGTTTCTTGTTGGACGAAGAACAGGCAACACTGAAACATGTGTTGCTGCACGAACTGGAACACCTTCGCACTCAGCACCCCATGCAGCATTTCCTGCAAGGCGTTTGCTCCACCCTGTTCTGGTTTCATCCGCTGGTGTGGTCCGCCGCATCCAACGCCGAACTGATTCGAGAATACCTTTGCGACGAAGCCGCCGCGCGGACCGCCGGCAAGTTCGGCGACTACCTTCGAACGCTGGCCCGAGTCGCGGAATGCTGCAGTTCGGTTCCTCGCTCTGACGCCCCTCAAGGAACACTCGCATTTGGGAACCACCCCAGTGCCCTGGTGCAACGCAGCAAGCGTTTGGTGAAAGCTGCGTCCCACCAAGCCCAGCCATCCAAATGGCATTCCACAGCGGCACTGTCCGCTTTGTTGATCTGCACCGCGATGGTGCAACAACTCTGGTTGCCAACCAATGCGATGGCTTCCCAACGAAGCGATTGGTCCCCTTGGCCAGCCTGGACCGCGAACGCCCTGCATCAATTCGATGTGAACGTTCGCGATTTCGAACGCTTTGAAGAGCGCGTGCAAATGCACGAACTGCTGCAAAGCACAAACTGA
- a CDS encoding glycosyltransferase family 2 protein: MHATAIAPSAPATTPPPLRLLTPKEIEISLVLPAFNESAVIATAIDEASSALSGLATKFEIIVVDDGSSDETAKIVREIMTTNDHVRIVQHRDNQGYGAAIRSGFAAANHALVVFTDADCQFDLTELDRFALLSERYDIVCGYRIDRQDTSLRCFYSKVYNSLSRILLGTGVRDVDCALKMFHRDQAQQLQIHGNGFLVNSEILLQARQEGRQVIEVGVSHRPRTLGESTVSVRHIPRVLMSLIGLWWNKILCGGPPTRARQNHQPSASPPFGLSPSIISNDVNG; the protein is encoded by the coding sequence ATGCACGCAACAGCAATTGCCCCTTCGGCCCCCGCAACAACACCTCCACCGCTTCGCTTGTTGACGCCGAAGGAGATCGAGATTTCGCTGGTCCTTCCGGCATTCAATGAATCCGCGGTGATCGCGACCGCCATCGATGAAGCCTCCTCGGCTCTGTCAGGCCTGGCCACCAAGTTCGAGATCATCGTGGTGGACGACGGAAGCTCGGACGAGACCGCGAAAATCGTTCGCGAGATCATGACCACAAACGATCACGTGCGAATCGTCCAACACCGTGACAACCAAGGTTATGGTGCTGCGATTCGGTCAGGCTTTGCCGCTGCCAACCACGCGTTGGTGGTGTTCACCGATGCGGACTGCCAGTTCGACCTCACCGAACTGGATCGATTTGCCTTGCTGTCCGAGCGGTACGACATCGTTTGCGGGTACCGCATCGACCGGCAAGACACCTCACTTCGCTGTTTTTACTCGAAGGTCTACAACAGCTTGTCGCGAATCTTGCTGGGCACGGGAGTTCGCGATGTCGACTGCGCCCTCAAGATGTTCCACCGCGATCAGGCCCAACAACTTCAGATCCATGGCAACGGATTCTTGGTCAATTCCGAGATCCTGCTGCAGGCTCGCCAAGAAGGACGACAGGTCATTGAAGTCGGCGTCTCGCACCGCCCCCGGACGCTGGGCGAGAGCACGGTTTCGGTTCGCCACATCCCACGGGTGTTGATGTCACTGATCGGGCTCTGGTGGAACAAAATCTTGTGCGGCGGACCGCCCACGCGGGCTCGTCAGAATCACCAACCTTCGGCCTCACCCCCATTCGGTTTGTCACCTTCCATCATCAGCAACGATGTCAACGGATGA